Proteins encoded by one window of Labrus bergylta chromosome 2, fLabBer1.1, whole genome shotgun sequence:
- the hpdb gene encoding 4-hydroxyphenylpyruvate dioxygenase, with translation MTTYTDKGEKHEQGRFLCFDHLTFWVGNAKQAASFYCNKLGFEPLAYQGLETGSRDVVSHAVRQGKIIYVFSSALNPGNKEMGDHLVKHGDGVKDIAFTVQDCDFLVQKARERGAVIIKEPHTLEDKQGKVRLAVLQTYGDTTHTFVERTGYTGLFLPGFNPPLFKDPLLSKLPSGKLDFIDHVVGNQPDDEMVPVVEWYQRNLLFHRFWSVDDKQLQTEFSALRSIVVANYEETVKMPINEPAMGKRKSQIQEYVEYYGGPGVQHIAMNTSDIITAIRNLKERGMEFMCVPDTYYDQLRENLKNSKVKVSEDLDVLQELKILVDFDDNGYLLQIFTKPVQDRPTVFLEVIQRHNHQGFGAGNFKSLFQAIEADQHARGNLTVLTPNGISSNI, from the exons ATG aCAACATACACAGATAAAGGAGAAAAG CATGAGCAGGGCAGGTTCCTCTGCTTCGACCACTTAACATTTTGGGTTGGAAATGCAAAACAG GCTGCTTCATTTTACTGTAACAAGCTGGGATTTGAGCCTCTGGCTTACCAGGGTCTGGAGACAGGCAGTCGAGATGTGGTGTCCCACGCAGTCAGACAAGGAAAG ATCATTTATGTGTTCTCCTCCGCCCTGAATCCTGGAAACAAAG AGATGGGAGATCATTTAGTGAAGCATGGGGATGGAGTGAAGGATATTGCATTTACAGTGCAGGACTGTGACTTCCTTGTGCAG AAAGCCAGAGAGCGAGGTGCAGTTATTATAAAGGAGCCGCACACGCTGGAGGACAAGCAAGGCAAAGTCCGGCTGGCTGTGCTTCAGACC tacggtgacaccacacacacatttgtggaGAGGACAGGTTACACCGGCCTGTTTCTGCCAGGCTTCAACCCCCCTCTGTTCAAGGACCCTCTATTATCCAAACT ACCAAGTGGAAAGCTGGACTTCATTGATCACGTTGTAGGAAACCAACCAGATGATGAGATGGTTCCTGTGGTTGAATG GTATCAAAGAAACCTCCTCTTCCACCGCTTCTGGTCGGTGGATGATAAGCAGCTTCAGACAGAGTTCAGTGCCCTTCGCTCCATCGTGGTTGCAAACTATGAGGAGACGGTGAAGATGCCCATCAACGAGCCGGCCATGGGGAAGAGAAAGTCTCAGATTCAG GAGTATGTGGAGTACTATGGAGGTCCAGGAGTGCAGCATATCGCCATGAACACATCAGACATCATCACTGCA ATCCGTAACCTGAAGGAGCGAGGGATGGAGTTCATGTGTGTACCAGACACTTACTACGACCAGCTGAGGGAGAACCTGAAAAACTCAAAGGTCAAAGTGTCAGAGGATCTGGATGTTTTGCAG GAGTTGAAGATCTTGGTGGACTTCGACGATAACGGCTATTTACTTCAGATCTTCACCAAGCCGGTTCAAGATCGGCCAACTGTGTTCTTGGAAGTCATTCAGAGACACAACCACCAG GGCTTTGGTGCAGGAAACTTCAAGTCTCTTTTTCAAGCCATTGAAGCGGACCAGCATGCAAGAGGAAACCTGACTGTCCTGACACCAAATGGAATTTCGAGTAACATTTGA
- the LOC109983310 gene encoding histone-lysine N-methyltransferase SETD1B-A-like: protein MELEPPVTPSAPLTPGAQLELELQDWSTPSHREETEENEFTSFQQEIRDLDTMMELQPSKPQEILHPLSPIGLPAAEPHLDVEMESPEWRIEPLENMENLRPLTPSGYVLDSDPDLLLGSKPTSPAVEEVERPQTPGRGIVEVLEREDSAEEVLSLSPTSSELVLALSDPLPSYPSYQERPKTPGREDRRWTLCSSVRAPATPGRETILSGSSTVMCPNLCSPPPVPSNPYITAPKTPGRDIILPPRAIVHRRKTQTTTSQPLFCESLMGSSPLSPSESSSDSADGRPMWIRSGVRMKPLQGLENMPGLLDEENRRETEKSSLRRKHLRRLKRRIFKRQKYLKRITGPPRSSCCRPNRWSSLREERRIIHRVWKEGLDEEDSRLLQCTYEKLQEEDNGFGWLNDTLWIPHPLTKVVPETSDEHNPWLPHHRTGSARSEGFYRISKTDKLKYLINTMLTTELPSRSTQGKCIPAQQPTSLRAGSDFRSEQRRLLSSFSCDSDLVKFNQLKFRKKRIRFTRSHIHEWGLFAMEPIAADEMVIEYVGQIVRQVIADMREQRYEEEGIGSSYLFRVDQDTIIDATKCGNLARFINHSCNPNCYAKIITVNSQKKIVIYSRQQISVDEEITYDYKFPIEDTKIPCLCGADSCRGSLN from the exons ATGGAGCTTGAACCACCCGTCACACCCTCTGCCCCGTTAACACCTGGTGCTCAGTtggagctggagctgcaggACTGGTCTACTCCATCTCATAGGGAAGAAACTGAGGAGAACGAGTTCACATCCTTTCAGCAAGAAATACGTGATTTAGATACCATGATGGAGCTCCAACCCAGCAAACCCCAGGAGATTCTTCATCCCCTGTCGCCTATTGGACTCCCAG cagcagagccaCACCTCGATGTGGAAATGGAGAGCCCTGAATGGAGGATAGAGCCACTTGAGAACATGGAAAACCTGAGGCCTCTAACCCCTTCAGGCTACGTATTGGACAGTGACCCTGACCTTCTGTTAGGAAGTAAGCCAACATCTCcagctgtggaggaggtggaacGACCACAAACACCAGGCAGGGGGATAGTGGAAGTACTGGAAAGGGAGGACTCTGCAGAAgaagtcctctctctctctccaacaagCTCTGAGCTTGTTCTTGCTCTCTCTGATCCCCTGCCATCATACCCATCATATCAGGAAAGGCCTAAAACTCCTGGTAGAGAGGACAGAAGATGGACTCTCTGCAGCTCAGTTAGAGCTCCAGCAACACCAGGCAGAGAGACCATCTTGTCAGGAAGTAGCACAGTGATGTGCCCAAATCTTTGCAGCCCCCCTCCTGTGCCATCCAACCCATACATCACAGCCCCAAAGACTCCAGGACGGGACATAATCCTACCTCCAAGAGCCATAGTCCACAGAAGGAAAACTCAAACAACCACCTCACAGCCTCTGTTCTGCGAGTCCCTCATGGGTTCCTCTCCCTTGAGCCCATCTGAGTCCTCATCTGACTCTGCTGATGGGAGGCCCATGTGGATCAGGTCAGGTGTGAGGATGAAGCCTCTGCAGGGACTGGAAAACATGCCCGGACTTCTAGATGAGGAGAataggagagagacagagaaatccTCACTGAGGAGAAAACATCTGAGGAGGCTAAAGAGGAGAAtctttaaaagacagaaataccTTAAAAGAATCACAGGTCCGCCTCGTTCCTCTTGTTGCCGTCCTAACAGGTGGAGTTCACTccgtgaggagaggaggataaTTCATCGGGTTTGGAAGGAGGGCCTGGATGAGGAAGATTCGAGGCTGCTGCAGTGCACATACGAAAAGTTACAGGAGGAGGATAATGGCTTTGGGTGGCTGAATGACACCCTGTGGATACCTCACCCTC TGACCAAAGTTGTTCCTGAGACAAGTGATGAACACAATCCCTGGCTTCCCCACCACAGGACTGGCTCTGCTCGCAGTGAAGGATTCTACAGAATCAGCAAGACAGATAAATTAAAGTATCTCATCAACACAATGCTGACCACTGAGCTTCCATCTAGGAGTACTCAG GGGAAGTGCATCCCAGCCCAGCAGCCGACCTCCCTGCGAGCTGGATCAGACTTCAGGTCTGAACAGCGACGTCTGCTGTCCTCGTTCAGCTGTGACAGTGACCTGGTCAAGTTCAACCAGCTAAAG TTCCGGAAGAAGAGAATTCGTTTCACCCGGAGTCATATCCACGAGTGGGGCTTGTTCGCAATGGAGCCTATAGCAGCAGATGAGATGGTGATTGAGTATGTGGGCCAAATCGTCAGACAG GTCATTGCTGACATGAGGGAGCAGAGGTACGAGGAGGAGGGCATTGGGAGCAGCTATTTGTTCCGGGTTGATCAGGACACCATCATTGATGCTACTAAATGTGGGAATTTGGCCAGATTTATCAACCACAGCTGCAAT CCCAACTGTTATGCAAAGATCATCACTGTGAACTCTCAGAAAAAGATAGTGATTTACTCCAGGCAGCAGATAAGCGTGGACGAAGAGATCACGTACGACTACAAGTTTCCCATTGAGGACACAAAGATTCCTTGTTTATGTGGAGCAGATAGCTGCCGTGGCTCCCTGAACTAA
- the LOC136181253 gene encoding histone-lysine N-methyltransferase SETD1B-like, with protein sequence MEIDKQSSEKETQPQHWTSCKLIIDPALTKGLYKVYRYDGQYYNIPDLGLFPVVTLRDPRICRLWSKFIKTDLILPKFKVDGWYIDPVPPKEVTFSRLNDNVREAFLTNMCKKHGNVEEVQIFFSPKNNKHLGLAKVVFDTVKAAKEAVQHLHQTSVMGNIIHVEIDPKGENRARYLQLLLQGLYTPWTLPVGSSEGALQSLIDSLLGSTATQRQASISSPTSIATPLSLDTAYSSIWHDTPCSFGLTPRSQGTPRTPCFSATPLSQDSCYSSLQATPVLLGEPSTYSVHKPSIRRELCHGKPVRYHRGSGEVSDANFILKHWQPQPTHTPNTTQIPTSRQQLTLWGQNEKSSSLDDTEPSFDIVSPFEESREVLSTTSKSLIHKSFSIMSIQLTANQQIANNESSYITNLSPPDADFSCVSPHPEVESLDSRIESLLINSQNTNPSYFVRRTDLDSEDSPASPCSPGSPCGSYKADHQHFCNNTGDASSAWLENEDDETAEAVSFLTRNSQSPNPSDFTHLERRAHINNEHRAKNEDEGPPGALTPTPEILSRPLPPPFSSLKSTTPLHAPPVIRPRSCHPPVPPFPFPIPPFPPPVPPRLPNGTIPIPPPGWIPPPGHHPPIPIPPPHIPPPPSIPPPLPFLRPPPPLMLLPSVPPPAPTFPIQPIGGLDKGTALRPGSTPLPLPQPPWPAPPFPRFNPFVPPPGFPLLRENPHKVTIEKVLEVFMDELRSIIKKDITRRMIEGVAFKAFEDWWDCLEEKTKVSSLHPYFFTVVNQIK encoded by the exons ATGGAAATCGACAAACAAAGTTCTGAAAAAGAGACACAGCCTCAGCACTGGACGAGCTGCAAGTTGATTATTGACCCCGCATTGACAAAAGGACTGTACAAAGTGTACCGTTATGATGGACAATATTATAACATACCC GACTTAGGGCTGTTTCCTGTGGTTACACTCAGAGATCCTCGTATCTGCCGCCTGTGGAGCAAATTCATCAAGACTGACCTTATACTTCCTAAATTTAAG GTTGATGGGTGGTATATCGACCCTGTTCCTCCCAAAGAAGTGACATTCTCCAGGTTGAACGACAATGTAAGGGAGGCGTTCTTGACTAATATGTGCAAAAAACATGGGAACGTTGAAGAAGTGCAAATATTTTTCAGTCCAAAGAACAACAAGCACTTAGGGCTCGCAAAGGTCGTCTTCgacacagtgaaggctgctaaAGAAGCTGTTCAGCACCTGCATCAGACATCAGTGATGGGAAATATTATTCATGTGGAAATCGATCCGAAAG GAGAAAACAGGGCTCGATACCTCCAGCTCCTCTTACAAGGCCTCTACACTCCGTGGACGTTGCCAGTGGGCAGCAGTGAGGGAGCTCTTCAAAGCTTAATCGACAGCTTACTG GGGAGCACAGCTACCCAGAGACAGGCGAGTATCTCCAGCCCCACCAGCATCGCTACCCCCCTGTCTTTGGACACCGCTTACTCGAGTATTTGGCACGATACACCCTGCAGCTTTGGGCTCACACCGCGTTCTCAGGGAACCCCCCGCACTCCTTGCTTCTCTGCTACTCCTCTCTCACAGGACTCCTGCTACTCCAGTCTTCAGGCGACTCCAGTCCTCCTGGGGGAGCCCTCTACATATAGTGTTCACAAACCGTCAATAAGACGAGAGCTCTGCCATGGTAAACCTGTGAGGTATCACAGGGGATCCGGCGAAGTCTCAGATGCCAACTTCATTTTAAAGCATTGGCAACcacagccaacacacacaccaaacacgaCTCAGATACCAACCAGCAGGCAGCAGCTCACACTGTGGggtcaaaatgaaaaatcatcttCTCTGGATGATACAGAGCCTTCCTTTGACATTGTCTCCCCTTTTGAAGAGTCCAGAGAAGTACTCAGCACTACATCCAAGTCTTTAATCCACAAGTCTTTTAGCATCATGAGCATTCAATTAACGGCTAACCAGCAGATAGCAAATAATGAAAGTAGTTACATAACAAACTTGTCTCCACCTGATGCTGACTTTTCCTGTGTCAGCCCTCATCCAGAGGTTGAGAGTTTGGACTCTCGCATTGAAAGTTTACTAATAAACAGCCAGAATACTAATCCTTCATACTTTGTTAGAAGGACAGATTTGGACTCTGAGGACAGCCCAGCATCGCCCTGCTCACCAGGGTCTCCTTGTGGATCCTACAAAGCAGACCATCAGCACTTCTGCAACAATACAGGGGATGCCAGTTCAGCTTGGCTAGAAAATGAAGACGATGAAACTGCGGAAGCTGTTTCATTTCTCACAAGGAACTCCCAATCTCCCAATCCTTCTGATTTCACACATTTGGAAAGGAGGGCTCACATAAACAATGAACATCGGGCAAAAAATGAAGACGAAGGACCACCTGGAGCTTTGACACCCACACCAGAGATCCTCTCTCGTCCTCTGCCTCCACCTTTCTCTTCTCTTAAGAGCACCACTCCTCTTCATGCTCCTCCTGTCATTAGACCCAGATCTTGCCATCCACCAGTGCCCCCTTTTCCCTTCCCTATCCCTCCCTTTCCTCCACCTGTCCCACCTCGCTTGCCAAATGGTACCATCCCCATCCCACCTCCAGGCTGGATCCCACCTCCAGGTCATCACCCCCCGATCCCCATTCCTCCTCCCCAtattccccctcctccttcaatCCCCCCTCCACTACCTTTTCTAAGACCCCCTCCACCTTTAATGCTGCTTCCTTCTGTTCCCCCTCCTGCGCCCACCTTCCCCATTCAGCCTATAGGAGGTTTAGATAAGGGGACTGCTCTAAGGCCTGGCAGCACACCTTTACCTTTACCTCAACCTCCCTGGCCAGCTCCACCTTTTCCCAGGTTTAACCCCTTTGTGCCACCTCCAGGCTTCCCACTCCTGCGGGAAAATCCTCACAAGGTCACAATAGAAAAAGTTCTCGAAGTATTTATGGATGAACTGAGGTCGATCATTAAGAAGGACATAACACGACGAATGATTGAAGGTGTCGCTTTCAAGGCGTTTGAGGACTGGTGGGATTGTCtagaggagaaaacaaaggTGAGTTCTTTACATCCTTATTTTTTCACTGTGGTCAACCAAATCAAATAA
- the LOC109983299 gene encoding calcium release-activated calcium channel protein 1, with protein sequence MSLNEHSMQALSWRKLYLSRAKLKATSRTSALLSGFAMVAMVEVQLERDFTYPPGLLIAFSACTTVLVAVHLFALMISTCILPNLEAVSNVHNLNSVNESPHERMHHHIELAWAFSTVIGTLLFLTEVMLLCWVKFLPLKSNTEDKNNSISSGQAAAIASTCIMVPFGIVFIMFAVHFYRTLVSHKTDRQIRELEQVIRLQNQLDHRTENEDLKSSVHFP encoded by the exons ATGAGTTTAAACGAGCACTCCATGCAGGCTCTGTCGTGGAGGAAACTCTACTTGAGTCGAGCTAAACTGAAAGCCACCAGCCGGACTTCAGCTCTGTTGTCTGGGTTTGCGATG GTTGCCATGGTGGAGGTACAGCTGGAGCGGGATTTTACGTACCCCCCCGGGCTGCTGATAGCCTTCAGCGCCTGCACCACTGTTCTTGTTGCAGTTCACCTCTTCGCCCTCATGATCAGCACCTGCATCCTGCCTAATCTGGAGGCGGTGAGCAACGTTCACAACCTCAACTCTGTCAATGAGTCTCCCCATGAGCGCATGCATCACCACATAGAGCTGGCCTGGGCCTTCTCCACGGTCATCGGCACCCTCCTCTTTCTCACCGAGGTGATGCTCCTGTGCTGGGTCAAGTTCTTGCCCCTCAAAAGCAACAcggaagacaaaaacaacagcataaGCTCTGGTCAGGCTGCAGCCATCGCCTCCACCTGCATCATGGTGCCCTTTGGGATCGTTTTCATCATGTTCGCTGTGCACTTTTACCGCACACTCGTCAGTCACAAAACGGACCGTCAGATCCGAGAGCTGGAGCAAGTCATCCGGCTGCAGAACCAGCTCGATCACCGGACCGAGAACGAAGACCTGAAGTCTTCTGTCCATTTCCCTTGA